AGTCTGTCAATAAAGTTATCCTCAAAATGCCTCTTCACTTTCAGCAGCCTTGTGAAGATTGATTTGGAAATTGACAGAGCCAAAGGAGTTGTGCACTGAATACCATTGATAGATCAAATGTGgaataaatctataaaaaaaggaaagagtgTTTGGGAGATGGAAATAAAGATGTCTTACATAGaaaatgtttcccttttttgATACAACTGAGATACAACTCAAAGGTAAAGACCTTTCTTTTCAAAGTTTACCTTCacaccttacacacacacacacacacacagagagagagagagagagagagagagagagagagagagagagagagagagagagagagagagagagagagaaaacaaaagataatGTCTCTTAGAATGATTAAATGGTTGGGATGAACTGCAGAGATAAAGTGTTATTTTTAGAGGGCGATATAGTGATAtaagagacaacaacaacactttcttttttgactttatttttctttagggtaaaaactaaagaaaattcCTCTACTTTAAACCAGTCCGAAAAAACCCAAATTAACTATTCCATTTATCCCATTTTCCCATAGTTCTTCCTACGAGGTAATTTTTCACAGAAAAACGAGGTAATGGATCAGAAGCACGCCTTGCTCTGTGGGGTGATGCTCGCAGAAGAGAAACTCCCCTTGGCATAGATGTTGCTTCGCCAAACTATTTGTTCTTGGCTCTGTAGTTGCCGGCCCAGGTAGCACCGCCATTTGTCACTGTCAGGACACCCCCCTCATGTAGGGAGGGCCTATATGGAATCCACTACACATTAGGGAGGGTGAGAAAATTACCAGCGGCTGTTGTTACCAGGAGCAGCTCTGATTTCTTCAGGGGATTTTCCTTTGTTAGCATGTCTCTTGAATTTGTCAGCGCTGTTGTTGCACATATGCGATATTCATAGGTAGAGGATACAGGTGCCTAACTAGGGGGTTGACATCTGTGGCATTGTACAGTATCTATAGTGATGAGCTGAGGAAGATCAATGCCAGGGGTGTTGCCACTGTATTGGATTGCAATGGGCCACAAAAGGCTGCTTGTGTTGCTTTCTGAGAGCACATCAGGTGTTATTACATTTTTGAGGCCTCTCCTAACCGGATGTTATTAGGATCTTATTGCTTCTCTCTTCCCATTTAATAGGAAGCTCTGGTCATCTCCTTCCTTCTCAGGTCCCCTAATGCCATAAAGGCCTTTCTATAAATGTGCAGAGGGCTGCAAACCAAGCACTGTGCACAACTTTAGCGAAAAAGGTGGATCATTTACAATGTCCCCACTTTGAAAAGGGTGAAAAGGCACAAAGCCTTGATTCTAATAGATAAAAGTAATCAACACAGTTTCCTTGACACCCTAACGTTGGCTGCTGGATAGTGCTAAGGAGATGCTTGTTCCCTCAAAGCAGAGAATGATGTTGAACACAAGAAAAGAGCTGGGTAATGGCGGAGATCGCTCACTGGTGCCCCAGTTATATGGACAGAGCTGTGGCCCCAGGACACAAGTTAATGACCATAATCAGGCTTGTCTGTCTGTTCCAAATCAACTTAGAGTGAGTGCATCCAAGCTGACCTACAGCATCACTCTCATCTTAGTTCAATTTATACATCAGCATGAGGCAGCAGGGTGTTTCGGGCTTTGGAGCCAGTCCACTTTCTTATTGTGTCCCGATGCAGGCAGATTGACCGCCGCCCCCTGAGCCCTCCTCATTCCACCTCAAAGCCTTGATGAGGATCAATTTGGACCTGAGCATTTCTCACGGCTGTGGCTGCTCTTTAATTCAGTATGGGTGAGCGCTTTGTGATTAATGGCAGGTACTTAGCAGGGAAACACAGTCAATAAACACACTGGTCGAGGAACTTAATAGCATCTAAAGCAGGGACTGGCTCTGGTCAGGTGGCAGCACCATCCAGATCAGACAGGGTTAACACGAGCAGAGAGCAAAAAGTCAAAACTTTTCACAAAGGCTTTCTTTCTCTTAAATTTACTTCTCTGGCATGAACTTGGATTTAATTTGAACAACCTTGGCAGTGTGctgcccccccaaaaaagccTGGAAGTGAGAGACattcagagggagagaaaggcaAGTCAAGAGCAGACTGTGATGGTGAAGGAGACAGGTAGAGGGTGCTCAAAAATATATCTCCAGATAAGATAAACCAAAAATCATTCGCTAACAGATTTCattctgaaaatgaaaatataattagGCTGTGAACTTGACTGAAAAATACTCCACTGACAGTCCCTACATGCAGCCATGCATATCTGGCAACCTGTGCAACCCTCTAAGGAAAAGCTGTATAGATGAATTGTATGAATGCAGCGGTCAATGCTGTGATTAACTTAAAACACCCCCATGACACATGTCTTATACGACcctttattactttatttcccagtggaggaaaaaaatcgGTCGTCTTTCATGGAGTTGAAAAGCAGGTGTCTTCTTCCATCCAGAGATGTGGGTTGTATCCCAAGAAACTTACAGGATGACTGTAAACTGTCTTAATTAGAAAATTGGGCCACATTTggaaaaaatatgaattgtttattctttcttcAAGATTAAGCTCGGAATATTTTCATGTTCTTAATAAGTGCAATAGGATGTGTATGTAGATAATGAGAGATTCAGCTCTTTACATAAAACACATCCAGGGGATGAACCTCTACTTTACACTAATGGCTAATAAATCCCTCAAGCACTGCACACTGTTCTCCATGCAGATGATTTAGCACCTTTCATATTCCACAAAAGCCTTAGTGCCTCTCAGATCCATCACATGTCAACTGCACCGTGTAATCCTGTAATCTTCTTATCAACACAAttaccacaacacaaacatgcaaactaaTAAAGGCAGGGGGAGGCAGGGAAATTAAGTTTCCAAcacaaggtcacacacacacacacacacacacacacacacacacacacacacacacacacacacacacacacacacacacacaaacacacacacacacacacacacacactctctctttccatGGGAACAGGAACCTCTATTCACCTGATGATTGTGTATGATATGATGTGGCTTATAGACCAAGATgctcgtttgtgtgtgtgtgtgtgtgtgtgtgtgtgtgtgtgtgtgtgtgctggtccCTCCCGGGCAGGCTGTTACAACACTGACCTCCAGCGTGCGCACCGAAGGACGGAGCAGTGCGCATCGACAGCAATGTGACCTCCATCGAGGAGCCCGAGCATCACCGCGTCtattaaaatgaacatgtgcGCGCCCCCGTCTGCAGGAGCGGACCTTCAGAAAGTCAGATAATCGAAGATGCGCTGATCAGCTGTTTGACTGGCAGCCAGCCCCCCCATAGCACCAGCAGCGGTTTACAGCTGATCCTCAAATAAAGTTACACCGAGGAACGGATGTCTTTGCTTATTTCAACGGCTccatctctgctcctccgctaatagcctccacctcctctccaggGCAGAGAGCGCAcctgctatttttttttctaatgtgaaataaaaagagagagagaaagagagagagagagagagagagagagagagagagagagggggagagagagataaggagAGAGACACGTGGTTGTTACAACCCTCTCTCAGGACCCAACGGGGAGGCGGAGGTGGAGAGACGCGGGCGCAGTCGGGATGGGAGAGGACGAGATGAGGAGAGACCCCGAACTCCAACCGCGGAAATTGCGCTGCTGTGCGTCCTGCACGTTTTCTGGAATAAGGACTTAAAAGACTTTGCATGTtgagactcccccccccccacttcccctgtctctctttctctctcggtgtctcattctcttttttttttcaaaaggaaaCACTTGCATGCAGGATGTGGAATAACGAAGGTGAGGAAAGAAGAGAATCACTATTTGAtgaagatttttgtttttgaaaaaaatccgCTGTTGTCCTCATGGGATATTTCTAAATAGTATCCCTGCAcgttttgatttttgaaaacgTCAAACCTTGGCTACTGAGGAGGGAAAAAACTGTCAAAATGAATTTCTTTAACAGCTCTAGCCTGGAGGACGGGATGGAGGCAGAAAACATCTCCTCTAATTCCACTTCTCAGAGCGAGTACAGCCAGCTGGCCATCTGGGGTCTGGCTGGACTGGTCAGCTTCCTCATTTTGTTTACAATAGTCGGGAACGTCTTGGTTGTCATCGCTGTGTTAACAAGCAGAGCACTAAAACCACCCCAGAACCTTTTCCTGGTATCCCTGGCCAGTGCTGACATACTGGTGGCCACCCTCGTCATTCCCTTCTCTTTGGCAAATGAACTCATGGGCTACTGGTTCTTTGGTAAAATCTGGTGTGACATCTACCTGGCCCTGGACGTTTTATTCTGCACCTCTTCTATTGTTCACCTGTGCGCCATTAGTCTGGACAGGTACTGGTCTGTGACACAGGCTTTAGAGTACAACCTGAAGAGGACACCTAAAAGAGTCAAAGGGATGATTGTGGTGGTGTGGTTGATCTCGGCTGTCATCTCCTTCCCACCGCTCATATCCATGGACAGGACCAGCAACGAGGCCAGTCCCCAGTGTATCCTGAACGACGAGACCTGGTATATCCTCTACTCCAGCATTGGATCATTCTTCGCCCCCTGCGTTATCATGATCCTGGTATATATCCGCATCTACCAGGTGGCAAAGACCAGGACCAGAACAAtgtcagagaagaagagggatgTGGACTCCCCTCGGGAGAACGGGACGGACAAGGCTGAGCCAGGCGGGTCAGTGAAGTCCAACAGGGGCGGGAGCGTGAAGGACCAGGAACGTGAGAATGGGCACTGCCAGGAGCAGGCGGCTCAGTCCCCCCTACCCAACGAGCCGAAGCACGGGTCCACAGACCACGACGAGGACTTTGAAGACAGCAGCTCATCGGACGAGAAGCCTAAAAAAAATTCGACTTCCTCCAAACATCACCACGAAGACAGGAAAGACAGGAAGTCCAGCCGGAAGAGCAGCTCCGCCTCTAAATACTCCAGCAGAAAGTCGCGTGCCAGCTCCAAGTCCATGGAGCTGTTCTCGTCTCGCCGCAAACGCAGGAGCACCGTCAACCGAAAGAAAATCTCTGCCGCTAGGGAAAAGCGCTTCACCTTTGTCCTTGCTGTCGTCATGGGCGTATTCGTCCTGTGCTGgttccccttcttcttctcctacAGCCTGTACGGCATCTGCCGGGAGCCGTGCCAGATCCCGGAGACCCTCTTCAAGTTCTTTTTCTGGATTGGGTACGTTAACAGCTCTCTAAACCCGGTCATCTACACCATCTTCAACCAGGACTTCCGCAGAGCCTTCCAGAAGATCCTCTGCAAGTCGTGGAAACGCTCGTTCTGAGGGAGGCGGGGCTTCCTGCATGGCTGGATTTCTAAGAGACATCTTCTCCCTTCAGACGTGCATTTGATCTGTTCTGAGCTGTGTGATTAAGTGCTGGCCCGGGGTGTTCCCACACCTTTACTTTCAGGGACTGCACTTGAAATGAAGGGATGCTTCACGGATCAAAGTGTTGAAGGTACAGAAATGGTGTTTAAAGTACAAGGGTAAGAGCTGTGATCTTTTTCACAGAGGAGGCTTTCATCAAACGCCATTCAGGCTGCTAACGGACTCTGATGTGGGCTGCGCCTCATTCACCCTCCTCACTGACTATCTCTCCCCTCGTTTAATTACAATGCACTGACTCACAACAGCTGACTGCGATGCATGCACACCACAGTGGGCTGCACCCGCGGAACTGCACAGGAGGAGAGTGGTTTACAGAGACACTTAATTTATAATGTGACCTCATTCACCGACTATGATGCGAAAGGCCTTGACAATCTCCTCACAATCATTGTGTGAGGTGAGATAGAGGGATCACTcatctctctccgtctccttctcAGTTTTTCTCTACCTTTCTATTATGATTCAACATGAGGACCAATGGGACGAAGGGGCTTCTTGCTTACTGGTTCAGTAGCAAAACCgttctcacaaaaaaaaaaaaaaactcatccTCAAAAACTACAAAGTTATATTTctgcttcagtgttttgtgtGAGGCTCAAGTGTCTAATGTGTGAACTGTGAGGAAAACTGTACATCGGgacttgtgtatttttattgtgaACTTGGACTGTGTCTGTATACGGTGGGATGTACAGTCGAGTGGCATCTCCAGCACCCTCCTCTCCACTTTGAGAAAATAGATGGAATACAGGAGTACCCTTGGgacaaatgtgtgtgcgtgtgtgtgtgggtgtgtgtgtgtgtgtgtgtttgtgtgtgtgtgtgtgaaagggaaagggaaagaaaggacAAAGTGAATTACATTGGAACTGTGTTGTGATAAAGCGAGACAAGAGAGTTAACCGCATCTTATCCCAACTGCCAGTTagtgattatgtgtgtgtgtgtgtgtgtgtgtgtgtgtgtgtgtgtgtgtgtgtgtgtgtgcgtgcgtgcgtgtgtgaccGTATGTGTGATTCTCCCTGGTCAAGGAAggtctttcttttctcctccatcctattttctgtcacatgttctttctctccctcaagCACTTAGCCACAGAAAAAAGCCAAACACCTTATTGCTCTGTTTTATTGTCTGCTGCTTGCACACACATTGGTATTATATCCATAAAGACATAAAAATGACTTATACAGTCAATATTTTCATCTTTACATTTCAAGCATTTACAGCCAGAAGGgctaatgcttttttttttccttgtgtAAATAAGTGAGAACACTACAGTATTATTGTGTGGCACCTCGTGACCACACACGTATCAACATGATAAAAACGTATTGTTTGTATAATGAACAACGCTCTGAAGAGTTTTCATGTGACACCGACCTCTGTCCTTTTCTAAAAGAACAAGTGTTTTCCTTTGAGCACATtggaaaagatcaaataaagaGATAACTGCTTTGCTCCTGTCCTTTATTTATTACCTTGATGTTGTCACTGCTGTGACTCAGAACAAAATGACTAAGGATCTTATTTTAGTATACGCACACATTTAAAGGTAGACTTCTTCAAAAGCTCATCTTTAAGCTTGAGAACTATGGCTATAATTACTTAAACTGTGAAGAAAATGGACAGgttaaaatatatatggaatcATTTtcagcaggaggaaaaaaaaaatgagtatgtttttttgttatttttaagagATTTGAAATGTTGCCTGAGGCATGAACTGTACTGGGGGATATTTTCCGGCCAGGAAACCAAGTTTTTTTAAGCTCCAAAACCAGTAATAAATTCATTCTTTGGGGTTCCTTTGCGAAAAATTGAAATAGATGTAATGATTTTGTCAAAATAAACGACAACCTCCAGCGCTCTGAATCAATTGTTACACCTTATCATCACATGTTGCTGTTGATAGAGCATGGGAACTCCTCAGCATGTGAGCTAAtaagtaaatcaataaataagtCAATATACAGTAGGTTCAGTTTAGATGTCCGGGCTTCTTTCTCTCGGGGTGTCACATTTATGGATGTAAGCTTTACTTCACCCACTCAATAACAGTCTCAACAGATACAAAAACAGATCTGTGGTTCACATGCCTTGCAGGAAAACATATTTAACCATATCTGTTTAGATGTGATGTGTTAAATAAGACGCATATAGTGCATTCAGATATTTAGATAGTGAAAGGTGTTTATGACAGGGTGGTCTTCACGCAGGGCTATAAGGGAACAGTACGTCAGAGAGACGATACGGGTCGGAAACAACAGTATTATACGATCAAtaatcaatccatccattaaGAATTCCACTTATACTCTGAGGACCACAAGGGGTTTCAAGCCAATCATCAATAATGAGACCATTAATTAATCCCCATATTCTAACATAGACATGTTTTACTTCAGCTGGTGGTTACCTTCCTCCTGCTCGCCACCATCTAAATCGTTTTAACTCAATCAGTTGCGTTGTCAtcctttgttattctatttgtATGATGATATACATCTTGAAATAAACTGTGGTGTCTGTGAAAGCAGTctttattgattgattgtgGAAACCATCTAGTTCAAGTTTAAAAATGTGGTTTCTAAGTGATGATGGTCGGTGACCATAATGTTTCAGTTTCAGTCCAGTGCTCCGACAGTGGGCATGCATTTATAACTTTATAATGAATGAGGTTGGGTTTATTTTTATGCACAGATACTCTTACAGATGAGAATCCTTTTGAACTGAGGCTCAAAACAGAAATTACTCAGATAGCTTTGCTAAGCAGCTTCACAGACGGACTAAATTAAACTTCACAGGGCACACAATGTGATCAAAGTCAGACTCATGATCAAAACAAAGACG
The sequence above is a segment of the Limanda limanda chromosome 2, fLimLim1.1, whole genome shotgun sequence genome. Coding sequences within it:
- the LOC133027461 gene encoding alpha-2C adrenergic receptor-like yields the protein MNFFNSSSLEDGMEAENISSNSTSQSEYSQLAIWGLAGLVSFLILFTIVGNVLVVIAVLTSRALKPPQNLFLVSLASADILVATLVIPFSLANELMGYWFFGKIWCDIYLALDVLFCTSSIVHLCAISLDRYWSVTQALEYNLKRTPKRVKGMIVVVWLISAVISFPPLISMDRTSNEASPQCILNDETWYILYSSIGSFFAPCVIMILVYIRIYQVAKTRTRTMSEKKRDVDSPRENGTDKAEPGGSVKSNRGGSVKDQERENGHCQEQAAQSPLPNEPKHGSTDHDEDFEDSSSSDEKPKKNSTSSKHHHEDRKDRKSSRKSSSASKYSSRKSRASSKSMELFSSRRKRRSTVNRKKISAAREKRFTFVLAVVMGVFVLCWFPFFFSYSLYGICREPCQIPETLFKFFFWIGYVNSSLNPVIYTIFNQDFRRAFQKILCKSWKRSF